In Fusarium fujikuroi IMI 58289 draft genome, chromosome FFUJ_chr08, one genomic interval encodes:
- a CDS encoding probable isoamyl alcohol oxidase: MKSLLSLALLPLALLIDSSSATSASCRCLPSDKCWPADSVWAKFNTTVNGALIKTVPLGSPCHDPNYDEAACAAVKDAWKWPMTHIETSSSVMQNWFANQSCDAFTAEEKPCTLGNYVSYAVKVSNARQVAAAVQFASYYNIRLVVRNTAHDYFGRSTGAGGLAIWTHHLKNTEVVQWADKTYNGPAFKLGAGIQGFDSVEYADSQGLTSVPGECPTVGLAGFTLGGGHSPLSSSYGLGADNTLEFEVVTAAGRIVRASATENSDLYWALSGGGGASFGIVTSMTVRAHKTTTIGGATLTLVAGTDKDVFYNAVAKFHELLPAMIDHDATVTYILTSAYLSIKPVTIANSTGDYVRDEVLAPFTAYLSKAGLTPTVSYTTLSFRDHYELYNGPLPGGHLEASQFQFGGRLIPRSVLETDNANFIKVLRSFGTAGVLVAGSSGKFEAYPGVSNGVPSYWRKAAISLQFGTLWDSTRWSDMIADQKKITEVYMPQLKAVTPGSGTYMNEADFNEPDWKNVFYGTNWNRLSTIKRKWDPNSFFYNFKGVGSEAWTVANDGRMCRA, from the exons ATGAAGTCCCTCCTCTCCTTGGCGCTTCTGCCTCTAGCACTTCTCATCGATAGCTCCAGCGCCACAAGCGCTAGCTGTCGTTGTCTTCCCAGCGACAAGTGCTGGCCCGCCGATAGCGTCTGGGCCAAGTTCAACACCACCGTCAATGGCGCTCTCATCAAGACTGTCCCCCTTGGCTCGCCATGCCACGACCCCAACTACGACGAGGCGGCTTGCGCTGCCGTCAAGGATGCGTGGAAGTGGCCCATGACACA CATCGAGACTTCATCGTCGGTGATGCAGAATTGGTTCGCCAATCAGAGCTGTGACGCTTTCACAGCGGAGGAGAAACCCTGCACCCTTGGAAACTACGTTAGCTACGCCGTAAAGGTCTCGAATGCTCGCCAAGTAGCTGCCGCCGTTCAATTCGCAAGCTACTACAACATTCGGCTAGTCGTCCGAAACACGGCGCATGA CTACTTTGGTCGATCTACTGGTGCTGGCGGCCTCGCTATTTGGACTCATCATCTTAAGAATACTGAGGTCGTTCAATGGGCTGACAAGACTTACAACGGCCCTGCTTTCAAGCTTGGTGCTGGTATCCAGGGCTTCGACAGTGTCGAGTATGCCGACTCACAGGGACTTACCAGTGTCCCTGGTGAGTGCCCTACTGTAGGCCTTGCTGGCTTCACTCTGGGCGGTGGTCACTCCCCTCTCAGCTCCAGCTACGGTCTTGGTGCTGACAACACCCTCGAGTTTGAGGTTGTCACTGCTGCTGGTCGTATTGTTCGTGCCTCTGCCACTGAGAACAGTGACCTCTACTGGGCTCTCAGCGGCGGTGGCGGTGCCAGCTTTGGTATCGTCACCTCTATGACTGTTCGAGCTCACAAGACCACTACCATCGGTGGTGCCACTCTTACGCTCGTTGCTGGCACTGACAAGGATGTCTTCTACAATGCTGTCGCCAAGTTCCACGAGCTTCTGCCCGCCATGATTGATCACGACGCCACAGTCACTTACATCCTCACCAGCGCCTATCTCTCCATCAAGCCTGTCACCATTGCCAACTCTACTGGCGACTACGTCCGTGATGAGGTTCTCGCTCCTTTCACGGCCTACCTCTCCAAGGCTGGCCTCACGCCCACCGTCTCATACACCACCCTCAGCTTCCGTGACCACTACGAGCTCTACAACGGCCCTCTGCCCGGTGGCCACCTGGAGGCCTCTCAGTTCCAGTTCGGCGGTCGTCTTATTCCCAGATCTGTTCTTGAGACTGATAACGCCAAtttcatcaaggtcctgcGCAGCTTTGGTACCGCTGGTGTTCTCGTCGCTGGTAGCAGCGGCAAGTTTGAGGCCTACCCTGGCGTCTCCAACGGTGTCCCCTCCTACTGGCGTAAGGCCGCTATTTCCCTGCAGTTTGGAACTCTTTGGGACTCAACTCGCTGGTCTGACATGATCGCTGATCAGAAGAAGATCACCGAGGTCTACATGCCTCAGCTTAAGGCTGTTACTCCTGGAAGTGGCACCTACATGAACGAGGCTGACTTCAACGAGCCTGATTGGAAGAACGTTTTCTACGGTACAAACTGGAACCGCCTGAGCACCATCAAGAGGAAGTGGGATCCTAACTCCTTCTTCTATAACTTCAAGGGTGTTGGGAGCGAGGCTTGGACCGTGGCCAATGATGGTCGCATGTGCAGGGCGTAA
- a CDS encoding related to integral membrane protein PTH11, which translates to MRLLRGAVFACLAALPLAFAQQESSSSAAASALSALPEYQKCMCTNTALQQDIEGCVMRACTIPQSLVTKNATLTACGAPVRDHSPQFIVLNEVMAIITGIFIIQRFGTKLYWKLPLGLDDLFIALTMCVAIPSIVINSRGLAPNGMGRDIWTVTPDQITHFGMFFYTMAILYFSLQTFLKLSMLFFYLRIFPTQNVRRLLWGTVAFTVVFGLVFIFVAIFQCRPINYFWLKWDGQHEGKCADINAVTWSNAAINIALDFWILGIPLSQLKSLNLDWRKKIGVGMMFSVGIFVTIMSILRLHATVQAGVKTTNATWEYLAVSKWSTIEGNVGIICACMPSLRILLVRLFPKILGTSQRYYNYGSKSNKQTPGNTHNRSIPLGTNATSQADRSQRRVDPVGIECHRTYEVEYGDNDETYLVHMKDMDHKSARSEVRSETSL; encoded by the exons ATGCGGCTACTGCGTGGGGCTGTTTTCGCTTGCCTTGCGGCTCTGCCGTTGGCTTTTGCTCAGCAAgagtcttcctcttctgctgctgcttctgctttgtCTGCGTTACCGGAAT ACCAGAAGTGCATGTGCACTAACACCGCACTACAACAAGACATCGAAGGCTGCGTCATGCGCGCATGTACAATTCCACAGTCTCTTG TCACGAAAAATGCTACCCTCACAGCATGTGGCGCTCCTGTCAGAGACCACTCACCCCAATTCATAGTCCTCAATGAAGTCATGGCCATCATAACAGGAATCTTCATCATTCAGAGATTTGGCACAAAGCTCTACTGGAAGCTCCCACTCGGCCTTGACGATCTCTTCATTGCACTGACAATGTGTGTCGCCATTCCTTCCATAGTCATCAACTCTCGTGGTCTCGCTCCCAACGGCATGGGTCGCGACATCTGGACCGTTACACCTGATCAGATCACTCATTTTGGAATGTTCTTCTACACCATGGCCATCCTGTACTTCTCACTGCAAACGTTTCTGAAGTTGTCCATGCTGTTCTTCTACCTGAGAATCTTTCCGACGCAGAATGTCAGGAGGTTGCTTTGGGGAACTGTTGCCTTCACAGTTGTCTTTGGGCTGGTGTTTATCTTCGTGGCCATCTTCCAGTGTCGACCTATCAACTACTTCTGGCTGAAGTGGGATGGACAACATGAAGGCAAATGTGCTGATATCAACGCGGTTACTTGGTCCAATGCCGCTATCAACATCGCCCTTGACTTTTGGATTCTTGGCATTCCCTTATCTCAACTCAAGTCACTAAACTTGGATTGGCGAAAGAAGATCGGCGTTGGCATGATGTTCAGCGTTGGTATCTT TGTCACAATCATGAGcattcttcgtcttcacGCCACAGTCCAAGCCGGCGTCAAAACCACCAATGCGACATGGGAATACCTCGCTGTATCAAAATGGTCCACCATCGAAGGCAACGTCGGTATCATCTGCGCCTGCATGCCTTCCCTTCGAATTCTTCTCGTCCGCCTGTTCCCCAAGATTCTTGGTACTTCCCAACGCTACTATAACTATGGCAGCAAGAGCAACAAGCAAACGCCTGGCAATACTCACAATCGCAGTATTCCTCTTGGGACAAATGCTACTTCTCAAGCGGATCGATCACAAAGAAGGGTCGACCCTGTCGGCATTGAATGTCATAGGACATATGAGGTGGAATATGGAGACAATGATGAGACATACTTGGTTCATATGAAGGATATGGATCATAAGAGTGCAAGGTCGGAGGTTAGGTCGGAAACGTCTCTTTAA
- a CDS encoding related to CCC1 protein (involved in calcium homeostasis) → MTHITSESTPLLPEPATERSISYQSSHPAYDARPLHPNYSKHEECHVDYSDILRDIIIGFSDGLTVPFALTAGLSSLGSAKVVIIAGLAELFSGMISMGLGAYLAAVTERDAYHSQAGKKEFAVQNRPGDERTGVYDVLEKYSVSRTAAAPLVDELCKNPTEWVRFMMDFELKLEEPNVHRAWISAVTMGLSYFIGGLIPMIPYFVMSRVREALFVSIGITVAVLLVFGYVKNYVAIRNHRAGVWGAVQTLIIGMLAAGTSYAIVRGLDSNDS, encoded by the coding sequence ATGACACACATTACATCAGAATCTACTCCCCTCCTCCCAGAGCCTGCCACTGAGCGCTCAATCTCCTACCAAAGCTCCCATCCCGCCTACGATGCGCGGCCACTGCATCCCAACTACAGCAAGCATGAAGAATGTCATGTTGACTACAGCGACATCCTTCGCGACATCATCATTGGCTTCTCAGACGGTCTCACAGTGCCTTTTGCCCTAACAGCAGGCCTGTCAAGTCTCGGCAGTGCAAAGGTTGTCATCATCGCTGGTCTTGCAGAGCTCTTTTCCGGCATGATCAGTATGGGTCTAGGCGCCTACCTCGCCGCCGTCACAGAGCGCGACGCGTATCATTCACAAGCTGGTAAAAAGGAATTCGCGGTTCAGAATAGACCTGGTGACGAGCGCACGGGTGTTTACGATGTTTTGGAAAAGTACAGCGTTTCACGAACTGCCGCTGCACCTTTAGTAGACGAGCTCTGCAAGAACCCCACAGAATGGGTGCGCTTCATGATGGATTTCGAactcaagctcgaggagCCCAATGTTCATCGCGCGTGGATCTCAGCGGTCACCATGGGATTGAGCTACTTCATCGGCGGGCTAATCCCCATGATTCCCTACTTCGTCATGTCTCGCGTGCGCGAAGCATTGTTCGTATCGATTGGTATCACGGTCGCTGTGTTGTTGGTATTTGGATACGTCAAGAACTACGTCGCTATTCGCAATCATCGTGCGGGCGTCTGGGGAGCGGTGCAGACATTGATTATTGGCATGTTGGCAGCTGGCACAAGTTATGCGATCGTGCGGGGTCTGGATTCGAACGATTCTTGA
- a CDS encoding related to 4-coumarate--CoA ligase, whose product MADIKPAYAGTPANVPGANVFDFLFSNPFQNENEFTPRARRVPKIHDDQPIFVDHASDRPLTYSRVKRDALTLASNLQSLGLDPNEIETLPPTASCSGPEVAPVVLIQLPNCLPFATLMMGAIAAGLTTTLASPSLSATELSWVIKNSRPRVLFTAKAFLNTVEKALEQQEDEAYKRSVRVYTVDVAWDLYPLSPASHAEDGDWKNLLMPAKEPLTAGHPFSPESAATRTAIILWSSGTSGRSKGVLLSHQAINFSIASLWHDADFYGFHQRWLGYVPFYHVFGLTNIFLLAFATGSTVFSMPAFKLDTVLSAIPRRQITYLHMAPPVAVMLAKSPVVEPFARRDARGRNAFSSVVAGVTGGAPLGHEVVEKVFQRLGFLVRLGYGMSEACSVTLQRGLKEEDMHSYKHDTGKPHWGVELMIAGSGELNSEDSTTKAAPFGAEGEILVRSPGLMSAYVPSHGLGSKEAPDMSVTTEAFTSDGWLRTGDVGHLDEEGTLCITDRIKEMIKVRAYQVAPAELEAILCSSDDVADAGVIGIHDKNEATEWPRAYVVAADESKSEAELQKLAHDLKDLVESHSARYKWLVGGIVFVKAIPKSPSGKILRRVIRDGGIQGLEVSLYQRKKRDHKL is encoded by the exons ATGGCAGACATAAAGCCCGCTTATGCAGGCACACCCGCCAACGTCCCAGGCGCGAACGTCTTCGACTTCTTATTCAGCAATCCCTTCCAGAATGAAAACGAGTTCACGCCTAGGGCGAGACGTGTGCCAAAGATCCATGATGATCAGCCCATTTTCGTTGACCACGCCAGCG ACCGTCCTCTCACTTACTCACGCGTAAAGCGCGATGCCCTCACTTTAGCATCAAACCTCCAATCTCTCGGTCTTGACCCCAATGAAATCGAGACCCTCCCTCCAACAGCATCATGTTCTGGCCCAGAGGTCGCACCCGTGGTGCTCATTCAATTGCCTAACTGTTTGCCTTTTGCGACACTCATGATGGGTGCCATTGCAGCTGGGTTGACTACCACATTAGCATCGCCCTCACTATCTGCTACTGAGCTCTCATGGGTTATCAAGAACTCGCGTCCTCGCGTGCTCTTCACAGCGAAAGCCTTCCTCAACACTGTTGAGAAGGCGCTTGAGCAGCAGGAAGACGAGGCGTACAAGAGAAGTGTGCGCGTCTACACAGTCGATGTAGCGTGGGATTTGTATCCTCTCTCACCGGCTTCTCATGCTGAGGATGGCGATTGGAAGAACCTTCTTATGCCAGCGAAAGAGCCTCTTACTGCTGGTCACCCGTTCTCGCCAGAATCCGCCGCAACGCGAACAGCAATCATTCTCTGGTCATCTGGTACATCAGGTCGGTCAAAGGGTGTTTTGCTGTCCCATCaagccatcaacttctcaatcGCATCGCTGTGGCACGATGCGGACTTTTACGGCTTTCACCAGCGATGGCTAGGTTACGTGCCATTTTACCACGTCTTCGGtctcaccaacatcttccTGCTAGCATTCGCAACTGGATCTACGGTGTTTAGCATGCCCGCATTCAAGCTCGACACTGTTTTATCCGCGATCCCGCGCCGACAGATCACTTATCTTCACATGGCACCTCCCGTGGCTGTCATGCTCGCCAAATCACCCGTGGTAGAACCCTTCGCGCGACGCGACGCGCGCGGTCGCAATGCTTTCAGCAGTGTTGTTGCAGGTGTCACAGGCGGTGCGCCTCTCGGCCACGAAGTCGTAGAGAAGGTTTTCCAGCGACTCGGCTTCCTCGTGAGGCTTGGGTACGGCATGTCGGAAGCGTGCAGTGTCACTCTGCAAAGAGGTCTCAAGGAAGAGGACATGCACAGTTACAAGCACGATACAGGAAAGCCTCATTGGGGCGTTGAACTTATGATCGCTGGGTCAGGCGAATTGAACTCTGAGGATTCCACCACAAAGGCTGCGCCGTTCGGTGCTGAGGGTGAGATTCTCGTAAGATCGCCCGGATTGATGAGTGCTTATGTCCCATCCCATGGACTGGGAAGTAAAGAAGCACCCGATATGAGCGTCACAACAGAGGCGTTCACGTCAGATGGATGGCTTCGAACCGGCGACGTCGGCCATCTGGACGAGGAGGGCACTCTCTGCATCACAGACCGCATCAAAGAAATGATCAAAGTGCGCGCTTACCAAGTCGCACCGGCTGAATTGGAGGCTATTCTCTGCAGCAGCGATGACGTTGCTGACGCTGGCGTGATTGGCATACACGATAAGAACGAAGCGACGGAGTGGCCACGCGCTTACGTCGTCGCAGCGGACGAAAGCAAGTCAGAGGCCGAGCTTCAAAAGTTGGCGCATGATCTCAAGGATTTGGTCGAGAGTCACTCAGCGAGGTACAAGTGGCTCGTTGGCGGAATTGTCTTCGTAAAAGCGATCCCCAAATCACCGAGTGGAAAGATTCTCCGAAGGGTTATTCGGGATGGCGGCATACAGGGTCTGGAGGTCTCACTCTACCAGCGCAAGAAGCGTGACCACAAGCTGTAA
- a CDS encoding related to dopamine-responsive protein: MAKNKVKKGNKSKGAKKPSIPPKALPVTLLSGFLGSGKTTLLQHILRSEHGLRIAVVVNDIGAINVDASLIKKTHHLSKTQEKVIALQNGCICCTLRGDLLEELVRLAQLQEFDYIIIESSGISEPEQVAETFDSRLAEQMDAMGSIEGAPGLDADMIKVLQQLKDAGGLEKFARLDTTVTVIDAFTMLHDFDTSDLLSSRRDDVTPEDERTVSDLMVDQIEFADVIILNKLDMVDASTKPRLLDLIKKLNHRAKILESSYGKVDVKQIVNTGMFNLQVAQSGYGWLQDLHAMTVREVNGRNVLTPKPETEEYSVRSCIYSRHRPFHPRRLWALLYDKFILQLEQPEDGEEEEEEEEEEEDDEDLDMVDYADAEDSAEPAVVDQDTSESSSSQGKRSAASSPRSSHSTLESAPSPEPASKKQKFDDSEMQDADDLFTPSNEVILETKRKHPIFTRLFRSKGEFFLATRPHRAGDWSQAGAMLTLTGGRPWFCTLPAEEYTTGDPEVDGLVQHDIKKGGEWGDRRQELVFIGENLDHKAIEKILDECLLTDAELKKWEAVMRDEKKNDEEKREALEDLFDDGFPDWPEDDDDEDHEGHDHPHGLRSIKKHLQEVD, translated from the exons ATGGCTAAGAATAAGGTCAAGAAAGGAAACAAGAGCAAGGGTGCTAAGAAGCCTAGCATTCCTCCAAAGGCTCTACCCGTGACACTTCTTTCTGGGTTCTTG GGCTCTGGTAAAACGACCCTTCTTCAACATATCCTTCGAAGCGAACATGGCCTTCGCATTGCGGTTGTAGTCAACGACATTGGAGC TATCAATGTCGATGCTTCTCTCATCAAGAAAACACACCATCTTTCAAAGACCCAAGAGAAAGTTATCGCTCTTCAGAATGGCTGTATCTGCTGCACCCTCCGCGGTGATCTTCTGGAGGAACTTGTTCGTCTAGCTCAACTTCAGGAGTTTGACTACATCATTATCGAAAGCAGCGGTATCAGTGAGCCCGAGCAGGTCGCTGAGACATTCGACTCGAGACTTGCTGAGCAGATGGACGCTATGGGATCCATTGAGGGTGCACCTGGCCTGGATGCTGATATGATCAAGGTTCTTCAGCAACT CAAGGACGCTGGTGGTCTTGAAAAGTTTGCCAGACTCGACACTACTGTCACTGTCATTGATGCGTTTACTATGTTACATGACTTTGATACGAGtgatcttctttcttcaagaCGTGACGATGTCACGCCCGAGGATGAGAGGACTGTCTCCGATCTTATGGTTGATCAAATTGAATTTGCGGATgtcatcattctcaacaaacTCGACATG GTTGATGCGTCAACAAAACCTCGCTTGCTagacttgatcaagaagctcaaccacCGCGCCAAGATCCTGGAGTCGAGCTATGGCAAGGTCGATGTCAAGCAAATTGTCAACACTGGCATGTTCAATCTTCAGGTTGCTCAGTCCGGTTATGGATGGCTCCAAGACCTTCATGCCATGACTGTCCGTGAG GTCAACGGTCGTAATGTGCTTACACCAAAGCCCGAGACTGAAGAGTATTCTGTGCGAAGCTGCATCTACAGTCGTCATCGACCATTCCACCCTCGTCGACTCTGGGCGTTGCTGTATGACAAGTTCATCCTGCAGCTTGAGCAGCCCGAAGacggcgaggaggaagaggaagaggaagaggaagaggaagatgatgaagaccttgacatGGTGGACTACGCAGATGCTGAGGACTCAGCCGAGCCTGCTGTTGTCGACCAGGATACTTCTgaatcttcttcatcccagGGAAAGCGCTCAGCCGCATCATCACCTCGAAGCTCCCATTCCACCCTAGAATCTGCCCCCTCACCCGAACCTGCGTCTAAGAAGCAAAAGTTTGATGACTCAGAAATGCAAGACGCAGATGATCTCTTCACACCCTCTAACGAAGTAATCCTAGAAACCAAGCGCAAACATCCCATCTTTACACGACTCTTCCGCTCAAAGGGTGAATTCTTCCTCGCAACACGTCCCCACCGCGCAGGAGACTGGTCCCAGGCTGGTGCTATGCTTACACTGACCGGCGGACGCCCATGGTTCTGTACTCTTCCTGCAGAGGAGTACACGACCGGTGATCCCGAGGTTGATGGACTTGTGCAGCATGACATCAAGAAAGGTGGAGAGTGGGGAGATAGACGCCAGGAACTGGTGTTTATCGGAGAGAATTTGGATCACAAGGCCATTGAGAAGATTTTGGATGAATGTTTACTCACTGACGctgagttgaagaagtggGAAGCTGtcatgagagatgagaagaagaatgatgaggagaagcgTGAGGCGCTGGAGGATCTGTTTGATGATGGGTTTCCTGATTGGCcggaggatgatgacgatgaggaccATGAAGGACATGACCATCCACATGGCTTGAGGTCGATAAAAAAGCACCTACAAGAAGTCGATTAA